The following are from one region of the Bradyrhizobium septentrionale genome:
- a CDS encoding carboxymuconolactone decarboxylase family protein produces the protein MARIDYSDPAKASPRTREILDKNRNANIFRMMAHSPSYFEQYCRLGGAIRHKGELDPIVRELAITRTGILCEAPYEIVAHKRIGKNVGVTDEQNAALDNWQSATCFDEVQRAALTFTDEIVKLRKPTDATFKAIAAMLTPAALIELQLSVGFYIMTSKFLETFEIDMQPVTEVVS, from the coding sequence ATGGCCCGCATCGACTACTCCGATCCCGCGAAGGCAAGCCCGCGCACCCGTGAGATCCTCGACAAGAACCGCAACGCCAACATCTTTCGCATGATGGCGCATTCGCCGAGCTACTTTGAACAATACTGCCGGCTCGGCGGCGCGATCCGGCACAAGGGCGAACTCGATCCGATCGTGCGCGAGCTTGCGATCACGCGCACCGGCATTCTCTGCGAGGCGCCTTACGAGATCGTCGCGCACAAGCGCATCGGCAAGAATGTCGGCGTCACCGACGAGCAGAATGCGGCGCTGGACAACTGGCAGTCCGCGACTTGCTTCGACGAGGTGCAGCGCGCGGCGCTCACCTTCACCGACGAGATCGTCAAGCTGAGGAAACCGACCGACGCGACCTTCAAGGCGATCGCGGCGATGCTGACGCCGGCGGCGTTGATCGAGCTGCAGCTCTCGGTCGGCTTCTACATCATGACGTCGAAGTTTCTCGAGACGTTCGAGATCGACATGCAGCCGGTGACGGAAGTGGTGAGCTGA
- a CDS encoding acyl-CoA dehydrogenase family protein: MDFALSANQESIRDAVAKICSRFDEAYWLKKDKEGGYPSDFHRALADAGWLGICIPEEYGGSGLGITDAAIMMRAISESGAGMSGASAVHMNVFGLNPVVVFGTREQCQRMLPPIIDGRDKSCFAVTEPNTGLNTTQLKTRAVRQGDKYIVNGQKVWISTAQVANKILLLARTTPLEEVRSPTHGLSLFYTDFDRKRVTVHEIEKMGRKPVDSNELFFENFEIPVEDRIGEEGRGFEYILHGMNPERILIAAEAVGLGQIALKRASEYAKGRIVFNRPIGMNQGIQHPLAKCWMELEAAWLMVLRAGWQYDQNLPCGPAANAAKYLAAEAGFHACEQAVMTHGGFGYAKEYHVERYLRESLIPRIAPISPQLILSFIGEKVLGLPKSY, from the coding sequence ATGGATTTCGCACTCTCCGCCAACCAGGAATCGATCCGCGATGCCGTCGCAAAGATCTGCAGCCGCTTCGACGAGGCCTACTGGCTGAAGAAGGACAAGGAGGGCGGCTATCCCTCTGACTTCCACCGCGCGCTGGCCGATGCCGGCTGGCTCGGCATCTGCATCCCCGAGGAATATGGCGGCTCCGGGCTCGGCATTACCGATGCCGCGATCATGATGCGCGCGATTTCCGAGTCAGGCGCCGGCATGTCGGGCGCTTCGGCCGTGCACATGAACGTGTTCGGGCTCAATCCGGTGGTGGTGTTCGGCACCAGGGAGCAGTGCCAGCGCATGCTGCCGCCGATCATCGACGGCCGCGACAAGTCCTGCTTCGCGGTGACCGAGCCGAACACCGGCCTCAACACCACGCAGCTCAAGACCCGCGCGGTGCGCCAGGGCGACAAGTACATCGTCAATGGCCAGAAGGTGTGGATCTCGACCGCGCAGGTCGCCAACAAGATCCTGCTGCTCGCGCGCACCACGCCGCTGGAGGAAGTGCGCAGCCCGACCCACGGTCTGAGCCTGTTCTACACAGACTTCGACCGCAAGCGCGTCACCGTGCACGAGATCGAGAAGATGGGCCGCAAGCCCGTCGATTCCAACGAGCTGTTCTTCGAGAATTTCGAGATCCCGGTCGAGGACCGCATCGGCGAAGAGGGCCGCGGCTTTGAATACATCCTGCACGGCATGAACCCCGAGCGCATCCTGATCGCGGCCGAAGCCGTCGGCCTCGGCCAGATCGCGCTGAAGCGGGCGTCGGAGTATGCCAAGGGCCGCATCGTGTTCAACCGCCCGATCGGCATGAACCAGGGGATCCAGCATCCGCTGGCGAAGTGCTGGATGGAGCTCGAGGCTGCCTGGCTGATGGTGCTGCGCGCCGGCTGGCAATATGACCAGAACCTGCCGTGCGGCCCCGCGGCGAACGCGGCAAAATATCTCGCCGCGGAAGCCGGCTTCCACGCCTGCGAGCAGGCGGTGATGACCCATGGCGGCTTCGGCTACGCCAAGGAATATCACGTCGAGCGTTATCTGCGGGAATCCCTGATCCCGCGCATCGCGCCGATCAGCCCGCAGCTGATCCTCAGCTTCATCGGCGAGAAGGTGCTCGGCCTTCCGAAGTCGTATTGA
- a CDS encoding CaiB/BaiF CoA transferase family protein — translation MGPLQGIKVVDMTTVLMGPYATQMLGDYGADVIKVESPDGDVTRQIGPTRHPGMGPVFLNTNRSKRSVCLDLKKPAGREAVLRLIAKADVLVYNVRPQAMARLQLGYDVVAKVNPRLIYAGVFGFGQEGPYAAKPAYDDLIQGATALPALMAQTSDGVPRYVPNALVDRIVGLTAVGAICASLVHRDRTGQGQRVDIPMFETMAGFVMGDHMGGLTYDPPLDKGGYARHLSPDRRPYKTLDGYICVIVYNDKQWENFFKATGRDDLRSDPKFATFAGRANNIDVVYAELARILQTKTTAEWNAILEKADVPVMPMHDLESLLQDPHMVATGVFPVIDHPTEGRIRSMTPSARWSETRVEPSRLAPRLGEHSAEILREAGYSTDEIAAMVHDGAAKAVQA, via the coding sequence ATGGGACCATTGCAGGGTATCAAGGTCGTCGACATGACGACCGTGCTGATGGGACCCTATGCCACGCAGATGCTTGGCGACTACGGCGCCGACGTTATCAAGGTGGAATCGCCCGACGGCGACGTCACGCGGCAGATCGGTCCGACGCGGCATCCCGGCATGGGGCCGGTGTTCCTCAATACCAACCGCAGCAAGCGCTCGGTCTGCCTCGATCTGAAGAAGCCGGCGGGGCGTGAGGCCGTGCTGCGGCTGATCGCGAAGGCCGACGTGCTGGTCTACAATGTGCGCCCGCAGGCGATGGCGCGGCTGCAGCTCGGCTACGACGTCGTCGCCAAGGTCAACCCGCGGCTGATCTATGCCGGCGTGTTCGGCTTCGGCCAGGAAGGGCCGTATGCCGCCAAGCCCGCCTATGACGATCTGATCCAGGGCGCCACCGCGCTGCCGGCGCTGATGGCGCAGACCTCCGACGGCGTGCCGCGCTACGTGCCGAACGCGCTGGTCGATCGCATCGTCGGCCTCACCGCGGTCGGCGCGATCTGCGCCAGCCTCGTGCATCGCGACCGCACCGGGCAGGGCCAGCGCGTCGACATTCCGATGTTCGAGACCATGGCCGGCTTCGTCATGGGCGATCATATGGGCGGACTGACCTACGATCCGCCGCTCGACAAAGGCGGCTATGCCCGCCATCTGTCGCCGGATCGACGGCCGTACAAGACGCTCGACGGCTATATCTGCGTGATCGTCTACAATGACAAGCAGTGGGAGAACTTCTTCAAGGCGACGGGCCGCGACGATCTGCGCAGCGATCCGAAATTCGCGACCTTCGCCGGCCGTGCCAACAATATCGATGTGGTCTACGCCGAGCTCGCGCGCATCCTGCAGACCAAGACCACCGCCGAGTGGAACGCGATCCTCGAGAAGGCCGACGTGCCGGTGATGCCGATGCACGATCTGGAGAGCCTGTTGCAGGACCCGCATATGGTCGCGACCGGCGTCTTTCCCGTGATCGATCATCCGACCGAGGGCCGTATCCGCAGCATGACGCCGTCGGCGCGCTGGTCGGAGACCAGGGTGGAGCCGAGCCGGCTCGCACCGCGGCTCGGCGAGCACAGCGCGGAGATCTTGCGGGAGGCGGGTTACTCCACCGACGAGATCGCGGCGATGGTGCACGACGGCGCGGCCAAAGCGGTGCAGGCTTAG
- a CDS encoding acetyl-CoA acetyltransferase encodes MTASIVGWAHTPFGKFDAETVESLVVKVANEALADAGIAASDVDEIMLGHFNAGFSPQDFTASLVLQANPALRFKPTTRVENACATGSAAVHQGIRAIEAGAAKVVLVVGVEQMTRTPGPEIGKNLLKASYLPEDGDTVGGFAGVFGKIAQAYFQKYGDQSDALAMIAAKNHKNGVANPYAQMRKDFGFEFCRAESDKNPFVAGPLKRTDCSLVSDGAAALVLTDAETAKTMGKAVNIRATAHAQDFLPMSKRDILQFEGCTTAWQRALQKAGLQLSDLSFVETHDCFTVAELIEYEAMGLTPKGQGARAIMEGWTQKDGKLPVNPSGGLKAKGHPIGATGVSMHVMSAMQLTGQAPEGMQLKNPQIGGIFNMGGAAVANYVSILEPAK; translated from the coding sequence ATGACAGCCAGCATCGTGGGTTGGGCGCATACGCCATTCGGAAAGTTCGACGCCGAGACCGTCGAGAGCCTCGTCGTCAAGGTCGCCAACGAGGCGCTCGCCGATGCCGGCATTGCTGCGTCCGACGTCGACGAGATCATGCTCGGCCATTTCAACGCCGGCTTCTCGCCGCAGGATTTCACGGCCTCGCTGGTGCTGCAGGCCAATCCGGCGCTGCGCTTCAAGCCGACCACCCGCGTCGAGAATGCCTGCGCCACGGGCTCGGCCGCCGTGCATCAGGGCATTCGCGCCATCGAAGCCGGCGCTGCGAAGGTCGTTCTGGTGGTCGGCGTCGAGCAGATGACGCGGACGCCGGGTCCGGAGATCGGCAAGAACCTCTTGAAGGCGTCGTATCTGCCCGAGGATGGCGACACGGTCGGCGGCTTCGCCGGCGTGTTCGGCAAGATCGCGCAGGCCTATTTCCAGAAGTATGGCGACCAGTCGGACGCGCTGGCGATGATCGCCGCCAAGAACCACAAGAACGGCGTCGCCAATCCCTATGCGCAGATGCGCAAGGATTTCGGGTTCGAGTTCTGCCGCGCCGAGAGCGACAAGAACCCGTTCGTCGCGGGCCCGTTGAAGCGCACCGACTGCTCGCTGGTCTCCGACGGCGCCGCCGCGCTGGTGCTGACCGATGCCGAGACCGCCAAGACCATGGGCAAGGCGGTGAATATCCGCGCCACCGCGCATGCGCAGGATTTCCTGCCGATGTCCAAGCGCGACATCCTGCAGTTCGAAGGCTGCACCACCGCTTGGCAGCGCGCGCTGCAGAAGGCCGGCCTGCAGCTCTCCGATCTCTCCTTCGTCGAAACCCATGACTGCTTCACCGTCGCCGAGCTGATCGAATATGAAGCGATGGGCCTGACGCCGAAGGGCCAGGGTGCGCGCGCGATCATGGAAGGCTGGACCCAGAAGGACGGCAAGCTGCCGGTCAATCCTTCCGGCGGCCTCAAGGCCAAGGGCCATCCGATCGGCGCCACCGGCGTCTCCATGCATGTCATGAGCGCAATGCAGCTCACGGGGCAGGCGCCCGAGGGCATGCAGCTCAAGAACCCGCAGATCGGCGGCATCTTCAACATGGGCGGCGCCGCGGTCGCCAATTACGTCTCGATCCTCGAGCCGGCGAAGTGA
- a CDS encoding thiolase family protein, whose translation MSFVTGVGLTSYGKHEGSSSLDLMSKAAELAISDAGLKRSEIDGILCGYSTVSPHIMLATVFAEHFGIRPAYAHAVQVGGATGLAMTMLAHHLVEAGIAKHVLVVGGENRLTGQSRDASIQALAQVGHPDYEVTLGPTIPAYYGLVATRYMHEYGLTQEDLAEFAVLMRKHALTHPGAQFHEPITVADVMASKPVAMPLKLLDCCPVSDGGAACVISREPTGERRVRVRGCAQAHTHQHVTAAPALSELGAEISIAKAKQASGIAIADVRYAAIYDSFTITLAMLLEDLGLAGRGEAAARVRAGYFDQDGEMPLNTHGGLLSYGHCGVGGAMAHLVETQLQMTGRAENRQVRDASVALLHGDGGVLSSHVSMFLERVR comes from the coding sequence ATGAGCTTCGTCACCGGCGTTGGCCTCACATCCTACGGCAAGCATGAGGGCTCATCCTCGCTCGACCTGATGAGCAAGGCGGCCGAGCTTGCGATATCAGATGCCGGGCTGAAGCGCTCCGAGATCGACGGCATCCTCTGCGGCTATTCCACAGTCTCGCCGCACATCATGCTGGCGACCGTGTTTGCCGAGCATTTCGGCATCCGGCCGGCTTACGCCCACGCCGTGCAGGTTGGCGGCGCCACCGGACTTGCGATGACCATGCTGGCGCATCACCTGGTCGAAGCCGGCATTGCAAAACACGTGCTGGTGGTCGGCGGCGAGAACCGGCTGACCGGGCAGAGCCGCGACGCCTCGATCCAGGCGCTGGCCCAGGTCGGGCATCCCGACTACGAGGTGACGCTGGGGCCGACGATCCCGGCCTATTACGGCCTGGTCGCGACCCGCTACATGCATGAGTATGGCCTCACACAAGAAGACCTCGCCGAGTTCGCGGTGCTGATGCGCAAGCACGCGCTGACGCATCCCGGCGCGCAATTCCACGAGCCGATTACGGTTGCCGACGTGATGGCCTCGAAGCCGGTGGCGATGCCGCTCAAACTGCTCGACTGCTGTCCGGTGTCCGACGGCGGTGCGGCCTGCGTGATCAGCCGCGAGCCGACCGGCGAGCGGCGGGTCCGCGTCCGCGGCTGCGCCCAGGCGCACACCCATCAGCACGTCACCGCCGCGCCGGCGCTGAGCGAGCTTGGCGCGGAGATTTCGATCGCGAAGGCGAAGCAGGCGTCGGGCATCGCGATTGCAGACGTTCGCTATGCGGCAATCTACGACAGCTTCACGATCACGCTCGCGATGCTGCTGGAGGATCTCGGTCTTGCCGGGCGCGGCGAGGCGGCGGCGCGGGTGCGCGCCGGCTATTTCGATCAGGATGGCGAGATGCCGCTCAACACCCATGGCGGCCTGCTTAGCTACGGCCATTGCGGCGTCGGCGGCGCGATGGCGCATCTGGTCGAAACCCAGCTGCAGATGACCGGCCGCGCCGAAAACCGTCAGGTGCGCGACGCCTCGGTCGCGCTGCTGCACGGCGACGGCGGCGTGCTGTCGTCGCATGTCAGCATGTTCCTGGAGCGCGTGCGATGA
- a CDS encoding Zn-ribbon domain-containing OB-fold protein — protein MSGPIADWTKGAEAIVYQSCNACGARQYFRRSFCAACGASDLAEHRAGGAGTVYATSLVCRAATPAHAPYNILLVDADEGFRMMAHGDHDLAIGDKVSARFTQFAGRLVPYFAKAK, from the coding sequence ATGAGCGGACCGATCGCTGACTGGACCAAGGGCGCGGAAGCCATCGTCTATCAGAGCTGCAACGCCTGCGGCGCGCGGCAATATTTCCGCCGCAGCTTCTGCGCGGCGTGCGGCGCGTCCGATCTCGCCGAGCATCGCGCGGGCGGGGCAGGCACGGTGTATGCGACCTCGCTGGTCTGCCGTGCCGCGACACCGGCGCATGCGCCTTACAACATCCTGCTTGTTGATGCCGACGAGGGCTTTCGCATGATGGCCCATGGCGACCACGACCTCGCCATCGGCGACAAGGTTTCCGCGCGCTTCACGCAATTCGCGGGACGGCTGGTTCCGTATTTCGCGAAGGCGAAATGA
- the glsA gene encoding glutaminase A, with protein MKQSPPPVTASTVNWTSSQPPLLRFLHTCYADFLAEAAGAVADYIPELGKANPAHFGISLATLDGHVYEVGDTRVPFTIQSMSKPFVFALALDTLGAERVESVIGVEPSGDPFNSIRLNADNHPFNAMVNAGAIACSGLLHADKGDGAFDFIRQALGRFAGRELGVDEAVYASESATGDRNRAIGYLLRTNSVITDNVPAVLDVYFRQCAILVTARDTAVMAATLANRGINPLTEEQVVTPYAIARTLSVMTSSGMYDYAGEWIYRVGIPAKSGVGGGILAALPARLGLGSYSPKLDKHGNSVRGIKVCEALSSHYDLHMLNRSDDARHSIIADYNIGKNPSRRVRRPQEQEILAKHFQEVRVIELVGTLSLSNVDYVARRLGGGPRPEFVIFDLRRVTATTRAGARLVAEAFQELAELGVTVILSGIKRTSREWATISEWTNRLGNIRDFYLLDTAIEWAEDQIVYRYGGSIDFLETTELAEQPLLAGLNEQEIADLIPLCTVRTYQPNEQIIAAGSEATSLFFLRSGVVHVTLPDGIRLATLTAGMAFGEMGLLEPKRIADVVADMSATTYEVTIKDFERFREQHPSAGERIMRNLAEILADRLILANAKIDLLTSG; from the coding sequence ATGAAACAGTCGCCTCCGCCTGTCACCGCCAGCACCGTCAACTGGACCAGCTCGCAGCCGCCGCTGCTGCGGTTTCTGCACACGTGTTACGCAGACTTCCTCGCGGAGGCCGCCGGCGCGGTCGCCGATTACATCCCCGAGCTCGGCAAGGCCAACCCTGCCCATTTTGGCATCAGCCTCGCGACGCTCGACGGCCATGTCTACGAGGTCGGCGATACCAGGGTGCCCTTCACCATCCAGTCGATGTCAAAACCGTTCGTGTTCGCGCTGGCGCTGGACACGCTGGGCGCCGAGCGGGTGGAGAGCGTGATCGGGGTCGAGCCGTCGGGCGACCCCTTCAATTCGATCCGGCTCAATGCCGACAATCACCCGTTCAATGCGATGGTCAATGCCGGCGCGATCGCCTGCTCCGGCCTGCTCCACGCCGACAAGGGCGACGGTGCGTTCGACTTCATCCGCCAGGCGCTCGGCCGCTTCGCCGGCCGCGAGCTCGGCGTCGACGAGGCGGTCTACGCCTCCGAGAGCGCGACCGGCGACCGCAACCGGGCGATCGGCTATCTCTTGCGCACCAACAGCGTGATCACCGACAACGTGCCTGCGGTGCTCGACGTCTATTTCCGGCAATGCGCCATCCTGGTCACCGCGCGCGACACCGCCGTGATGGCGGCGACGCTTGCCAACCGCGGCATCAATCCACTGACCGAAGAGCAAGTGGTGACGCCCTACGCAATCGCGCGCACGCTCTCGGTGATGACCTCGTCGGGCATGTACGACTACGCCGGCGAATGGATCTACCGGGTCGGCATCCCCGCCAAGAGCGGCGTCGGCGGTGGCATTCTTGCGGCGCTGCCGGCCCGGCTCGGGCTCGGCAGCTACTCGCCGAAGCTCGACAAGCACGGCAACAGCGTGCGCGGCATCAAGGTATGCGAGGCACTGTCGTCGCATTACGACCTGCACATGCTGAACCGCAGCGACGACGCCCGCCACAGCATCATTGCCGACTACAATATCGGCAAGAACCCGTCGCGGCGGGTGCGCCGACCGCAGGAGCAGGAGATCCTGGCGAAGCACTTCCAAGAGGTGCGCGTGATCGAGCTGGTCGGCACGCTGTCGCTCTCCAATGTCGACTATGTCGCGCGCCGCCTCGGTGGCGGGCCGCGGCCGGAGTTCGTGATCTTCGATCTGCGCCGCGTCACCGCGACGACGCGCGCCGGCGCCCGGCTGGTCGCGGAAGCCTTCCAGGAACTGGCCGAGCTCGGCGTCACCGTGATCCTCTCAGGCATCAAGCGGACCTCGCGCGAATGGGCCACGATCAGCGAGTGGACCAACCGGCTCGGCAATATCAGGGATTTCTATTTGCTCGACACCGCGATCGAGTGGGCGGAGGACCAGATCGTCTACCGCTATGGCGGCTCGATCGACTTCCTCGAGACCACGGAGCTTGCCGAGCAGCCGCTGCTCGCCGGACTAAATGAGCAGGAGATTGCCGATCTTATCCCGCTCTGCACAGTCAGGACCTACCAGCCGAATGAGCAGATCATCGCTGCGGGCAGCGAGGCGACCTCACTGTTCTTCCTGCGCAGCGGCGTGGTCCACGTCACCCTGCCCGATGGCATCCGGCTGGCGACGCTGACCGCCGGCATGGCATTCGGCGAGATGGGACTGCTGGAGCCGAAGCGGATCGCGGACGTGGTCGCCGACATGTCGGCGACCACCTACGAAGTGACGATCAAGGATTTCGAGCGCTTCCGCGAGCAGCATCCGAGCGCCGGCGAACGGATCATGCGGAACCTCGCGGAGATCCTCGCCGACCGGCTGATCCTGGCGAATGCGAAGATCGATCTGCTGACGTCGGGCTAG
- a CDS encoding class I adenylate-forming enzyme family protein, with protein MNIAEWLAATARARPDAPALLTGFDLDADYATFARRAASIGAALARDNGIAAGDRVALFATNCTQYLECLYGIWWIGAAAIPVNAKLHGREAAWICGNGGAKLAFVSDDTIGALSEAKDDCPSGMTMLSVDSDDYNAMRSGEGAPAPLSREVNDLAWLFYTSGTTGRPKGVMLSHGNLVAMSLCYLADVDAATPNDASLYAAPISHGAGLYNFPHVRMGGRHVVPESGGFDPDEVLNLGRQLDNVVMFAAPTMVRRLVDAAKKRSEDGEGLRTIIYGGGPMYTADILDAMATMGQRFVQIYGQGESPMTITALSRDWHRRSDHPRYLERLASVGTAQSVVTVRITDKDGKLLPAGETGEIEVKGATVMLGYWNNPKANAETLKDGWLRTGDVGRLDADGFLTLSDRSKDVIISGGTNIYPREVEEALLTHPDVREVSAIGVPDPEWGEIVVACVVLEDGAAADDGKLDAHCLASIARFKRPKRYVYLDALPKNNYGKVLKTSLREMMAKGIGQGMG; from the coding sequence ATGAACATAGCCGAATGGCTGGCGGCGACGGCGCGGGCGCGTCCCGACGCGCCGGCGCTGCTGACCGGCTTCGATCTCGACGCCGACTACGCAACCTTTGCCCGCCGCGCCGCCTCGATCGGCGCGGCGCTGGCGCGCGATAACGGCATTGCCGCCGGCGACCGCGTCGCGTTGTTTGCGACGAACTGCACGCAATATCTCGAATGCCTCTACGGTATCTGGTGGATCGGCGCCGCGGCGATCCCGGTCAACGCAAAACTCCACGGCCGCGAGGCGGCGTGGATCTGCGGCAATGGCGGCGCGAAGCTCGCCTTCGTCTCCGACGACACGATCGGCGCCCTGAGCGAGGCGAAGGACGACTGTCCCTCCGGCATGACCATGCTGTCGGTCGACAGCGACGACTACAATGCGATGCGAAGCGGCGAGGGCGCGCCCGCGCCGCTGTCGCGCGAGGTCAACGACCTCGCTTGGCTGTTCTACACCTCAGGCACGACAGGCCGTCCCAAGGGCGTGATGCTGAGCCACGGCAATCTGGTCGCGATGTCGCTGTGCTATCTCGCCGACGTCGATGCGGCGACGCCGAACGACGCCTCGCTCTATGCCGCACCGATCTCGCATGGCGCAGGCCTTTACAATTTCCCGCATGTCCGGATGGGCGGCCGCCACGTCGTTCCGGAATCCGGCGGCTTCGATCCGGATGAGGTGCTCAACCTCGGCCGCCAGCTCGATAACGTCGTGATGTTCGCGGCGCCCACCATGGTGCGCAGGCTGGTTGATGCCGCCAAGAAGCGCAGCGAGGACGGCGAGGGGCTGCGCACCATCATCTATGGCGGCGGGCCGATGTACACCGCCGACATCCTGGACGCGATGGCGACGATGGGCCAGCGCTTCGTGCAGATCTATGGCCAGGGTGAGTCGCCGATGACCATCACGGCGCTGTCGCGCGACTGGCACCGGCGGAGCGACCATCCGCGCTATCTCGAACGGCTGGCCTCGGTCGGCACGGCGCAGAGCGTCGTCACCGTGCGCATCACCGACAAGGACGGCAAGCTGCTGCCGGCGGGCGAGACCGGCGAGATCGAGGTCAAGGGCGCAACCGTGATGCTCGGCTACTGGAACAACCCGAAGGCCAATGCCGAGACGCTGAAGGACGGCTGGCTGCGCACCGGCGACGTCGGCCGGCTCGATGCCGACGGCTTCCTGACGCTGTCGGACCGCTCCAAGGACGTGATCATCTCCGGCGGCACCAACATCTATCCGCGCGAGGTCGAGGAAGCCCTGCTGACCCATCCCGACGTCCGCGAGGTCTCGGCCATCGGTGTGCCGGATCCGGAATGGGGCGAGATCGTCGTCGCCTGCGTCGTGCTGGAGGACGGCGCCGCGGCCGACGACGGCAAGCTCGACGCGCATTGCCTGGCCTCGATCGCCCGGTTCAAGCGGCCGAAGCGCTACGTCTATCTCGATGCCCTGCCGAAGAACAATTATGGCAAGGTGCTGAAGACCTCGCTGCGGGAGATGATGGCCAAAGGGATAGGCCAAGGGATGGGCTAA